GCACCTGCGCCACCGTCGCCCTCGAGGGCCGCCGCCCGCTCGTCGTCGAGGTGCAGGCGCTCGTCGCCCCGGCCTCCGGCGGCCAGACCCGCACCCGCGCCACGGGTCTCGACGTCGGCCGGGTCGGCATGGTCGTCGCCGTCCTCCAGGCCCGCGTCGGCCTCCTCCGCACCCCCGGCGACGTCTTCACGTCCACCGTCGGCGGCGTCCGCACCACCGAGCCGGGCGTGGACCTCGCCGTCGCCGTGGCCCTCGCCGGGGCGTGCGCCGACCAGGCCCTGCCGGTCGGCACCGTGGCCGTCGGCGAGCTCGGCCTGTCCGGCGACGTCCGCCCCGTGCCCGGCGTCGACCGGCGCCTCGCGGAGGCGGCGCGGCTGGGCATGCGCCGGGCGCTGGTCCCCCGCGGGACCCTCGCCGCGCACGGCCCCGACGGCGGCCGCCCGGGCACCACGCCGCCGTGGGGGGCGATGCAGGTGCTCGAGGTGGACGACCTGCGCTCGTGCGTCGCCCGGCTCTTCCCCTCCCGCGAGGAGCAGCCCGGCCGCTCCTGACGCCCGGGGCACCCGGCCCGGCGGGTCACGGCTCGGCGACGACGCGGTCGGCGCGGTCGGCGGGCGCGGGCGCGCCGGTACCCTCCTCCCGGGCCGAGCGGGCGGCGACGACCGCCCCACGGCCCACGACCGACCGCCCCGCCCGCCCGGCGCACCGCCGGGACGGGCCACGACGCACCAGCCGGGACGAGGGGGACGATGGCCGTCGAGCGCTCGCCCGAGGAGCAGCTGCTCGCCACCCTGGCCGCCGTCGCCCCGGGCACGGAGCTGCGGGACGGCCTCGAGCGGATCCTGCGCGGCCGGACCGGCGCGCTCGTCGTCCTCGGCCACGACCGGGTCGTCGAGCAGCTCTGCAGCGGCGGCTTCACGCTGGACGTCGACTTCTCGGCCACCCGGCTCCGCGAGCTGGCCAAGATGGACGGCGCCATCGTCCTCGACGCCGCCGCGAACAAGATCCTCCGCGCGGCCGTCCAGCTCGTCCCCGACCCGGCCATCGAGACGTCCGAGTCCGGCACCCGCCACCGCACGGCCGAGCGCACCGCCAAGCAGACCGGCATGCCGGTCATCTCGGTGAGCGCGTCGATGCGGATCGTCGCGCTCTACGTGGCCGACCGCCGCTTCGTCCTCGAGGGCTCCGCCGCCATCCTGGGCCGCGCCGAGCAGGCGCTCGCGACGCTCGAGCGCTACAAGTCCCGCCTCGACGAGGTCACCGGCACGCTGTCGGCCCTCGAGATCGAGGACCTCGTCACCGTCCGCGACGTCGCCGCGGTCGTCCAGCGCCAAGAGATGGTGCGGCGCATCTCCGACGAGATCGCCGGCTACGTCGTCGAGCTCGGCTCCGACGGCCGCCTGCTGTCCCTGCAGCTCGAGGAGCTCATCGGCGGGATCGGCCCCGATCAAGAGCTCGTGCTGCGGGACTACACCGACCCCGACCGCGTGGGCGAGGACGTGGCGGACGTCCTCGCCGGGCTCGCGCAGCTGGAGTCGACCGAGCTCGTCGACCTCATGCACGTGGCCCGCGCCCTGTCGCTGACGAGCGGCGGCGAGACGCTCGACACGGCCCTCAGCCCGCGCGGGTTCCGCCTCCTCAGCAAGGTGCCCCGCCTGCCGGGCGCCATCGTCGAGCGCCTCGTCGTCCACTTCGACGGGCTGCAGCAGCTCCTGGCCGCCGGCATCGACGACCTGCTCGCCGTCGAGGGCGTCGGCGACCAGCGCGCCCGTGCCGTCCGCGAGGGCCTCAGCCGGCTCGCCGAGTCGAGCATCCTCGAGCGCTACGTCTGAGCGCCGTCACCGCCGCGGGCGCGCCGCGCCCCGCCGACCGCCCGGGCCCGGCCCTGCCCGACGACCTCGACGGGCTCCACGCCGCCGTCCTGCGGTGGTACGCCGAGCACGCCCGTGACCTGCCGTGGCGCCGCCCGGGGGCGAGCGTGCTCGACGACGCCCCGTCCGCGCCGCGGACGGCCGAGGAGGCCCGCGCCTCGGCGTGGGGCGTCCTCGTCAGCGAGGTGATGCTGCAGCAGACGCCCGTCGTCCGGGTGGAGCCCGTGTGGCGGGAGTGGATGGCGCGCTGGCCGACGCCGGCCGCCCTCACCGCCGTGCCGGCCGGCGAGGCGGTCCGCGCCTGGGGGCGCCTCGGCTACCCGCGCCGGGCGCTGCGGCTGCACGCGGCCGCCGTCGCGCTCGTCGAGCGGCACGACGGCGTCGTGCCCGAGGACGCCGACGCCCTGCGGGCGCTGCCGGGCGTCGGCGCCTACACCGCCGCTGCCGTCGCCTCCTTC
This sequence is a window from Pseudokineococcus lusitanus. Protein-coding genes within it:
- the disA gene encoding DNA integrity scanning diadenylate cyclase DisA produces the protein MAVERSPEEQLLATLAAVAPGTELRDGLERILRGRTGALVVLGHDRVVEQLCSGGFTLDVDFSATRLRELAKMDGAIVLDAAANKILRAAVQLVPDPAIETSESGTRHRTAERTAKQTGMPVISVSASMRIVALYVADRRFVLEGSAAILGRAEQALATLERYKSRLDEVTGTLSALEIEDLVTVRDVAAVVQRQEMVRRISDEIAGYVVELGSDGRLLSLQLEELIGGIGPDQELVLRDYTDPDRVGEDVADVLAGLAQLESTELVDLMHVARALSLTSGGETLDTALSPRGFRLLSKVPRLPGAIVERLVVHFDGLQQLLAAGIDDLLAVEGVGDQRARAVREGLSRLAESSILERYV